In Anthonomus grandis grandis chromosome 6, icAntGran1.3, whole genome shotgun sequence, one DNA window encodes the following:
- the LOC126737076 gene encoding uncharacterized protein LOC126737076, with product MPRGITLALCIKQLIISKYQSGVKQAIIAKQLGLNRSVVSKTIKLHHIRNSLISPPKTGRPRKTTPRVDEKIKSIALENPFNTAMDIKSQLDDVNISIHTVRRRLRDSGLPARTPSKKPFISKKNRTARVQFAHGQKQDGIQYYFRMKETLISSNNHILTSSV from the coding sequence ATGCCTCGAGGTATTACTTTGGCGTTATGTATAAAACAGttgataatatcaaaatatcaatcGGGTGTTAAGCAAGCAATCATTGCTAAGCAGTTAGGATTAAACCGCTCAGTCGTTTCCAAAACCATAAAGTTACACCACATTAGGAACTCATTAATAAGTCCACCTAAAACTGGTAGGCCTAGAAAAACGACGCCTAGAGTTGACGAGAAGATTAAATCCATAGCTCTTGAAAATCCATTTAACACAGCAATGGATATAAAATCTCAACTAGACGATGTAAATATTAGTATCCATACAGTTCGAAGACGTTTAAGGGACAGTGGCTTGCCGGCAAGAACACCATCCAAGAAACCCTTCATTTCGAAGAAGAATCGAACCGCCCGAGTTCAATTTGCACATGGTCAAAAGCAAGATGgaatacagtattattttcggatgaaa